Proteins encoded within one genomic window of Streptomyces sp. NBC_00523:
- a CDS encoding TerD family protein gives MREMTKGANVGLADLSDDAGTVIASLSWSSTAGDGDADVSVLLLDAGGKVRGDADFFYYNNPSAADGSVQLLGKTPTDGGSEDRISLDLTAVPEDVERLVVAASRYGGSRFGDLDDLRMTVADRSGEVLLGFSIGDASVESAFIFGELYRRGTEWKYRAVGQGYETGLAGLATDFGIDVDDEGENESADEAAHAVADPGDGEDAPPAAEFAGAAQPLPAVPAQPGPKTSAVEEQPAAPAPKRPRARTAKKKVTLPALATKSLAENDSWRAARLFPASNLKSDKEREVRATSVLLSVMAQVPEFGRRLTAAFGAPAGRMQTFTEVSLPHGETPKRPDGVIRVERAGKLWTALVETKTNGNALKSEQVQNYMDIAARRGYEAVITLSNDVALEGSPLVEVKTDGRRKHKVALWHLSWAEVAHQAQMLIRHEGVGNAAHAWLLQELLHYLQHENSGCHGFQNMGPSWVPVRNGIDEETLSQGDPRAVEVVESWERLIRQVCLRIGGELGQKALPVQRTPRGTTALSRRAAHADRLCEEGRLAAELRVDGSPGTITIVADLRTGKLRTSVEIPVPEGAYPLTSAKRLMRQLAEAPADLHVETLVEGQNGPRGTLERLRPEPGDVLPRDGSRITGFRLSLFKSMGATRGNAETGFIRSVDNAVDRFHSHVIAHLAQAERRTRRTPAPEPESTRVPAPAGA, from the coding sequence ATGCGTGAGATGACCAAGGGTGCCAACGTCGGGCTTGCGGACCTCAGCGACGATGCCGGCACGGTCATCGCGAGCCTGAGCTGGAGCAGCACCGCCGGGGACGGCGACGCGGACGTGTCCGTGCTCCTGCTGGACGCCGGGGGCAAGGTCCGGGGCGACGCCGACTTCTTCTACTACAACAACCCCTCCGCGGCCGACGGCAGCGTGCAACTGCTGGGCAAGACGCCGACGGACGGCGGCAGCGAGGACCGCATCAGCCTCGACCTGACCGCCGTCCCCGAGGACGTCGAGCGCCTGGTCGTTGCCGCGAGCCGGTACGGCGGCTCCCGCTTCGGCGACCTGGACGACCTGCGGATGACCGTCGCCGACCGGTCCGGCGAGGTGCTGCTCGGGTTCTCGATCGGCGACGCGTCCGTGGAGAGCGCCTTCATCTTCGGCGAGCTGTACCGGCGCGGTACGGAGTGGAAGTACCGGGCCGTCGGCCAGGGTTACGAGACCGGGCTCGCCGGACTCGCCACCGACTTCGGCATCGACGTGGACGACGAGGGCGAGAACGAGTCGGCGGACGAGGCCGCGCACGCGGTTGCGGACCCGGGTGACGGGGAAGACGCCCCGCCCGCCGCCGAGTTCGCCGGTGCCGCCCAGCCGCTCCCCGCCGTTCCCGCGCAGCCCGGCCCGAAAACCTCGGCGGTCGAAGAGCAGCCGGCCGCCCCCGCGCCCAAGCGCCCCCGTGCCCGTACGGCGAAGAAGAAGGTGACCCTGCCCGCCCTCGCCACGAAGTCGCTCGCCGAGAACGACTCCTGGCGGGCCGCACGGCTCTTCCCCGCCTCGAACCTCAAGAGCGACAAGGAGCGCGAGGTCCGGGCGACCTCCGTGCTGCTGTCCGTGATGGCGCAGGTGCCGGAGTTCGGGCGCCGGCTGACCGCCGCCTTCGGGGCCCCCGCCGGGCGCATGCAGACCTTCACCGAGGTCTCCCTCCCGCACGGCGAGACCCCGAAGCGTCCCGACGGGGTGATCCGGGTGGAGCGGGCGGGGAAGCTGTGGACCGCGCTCGTGGAGACGAAGACCAACGGGAACGCGCTGAAGTCGGAGCAGGTCCAGAACTACATGGACATCGCCGCCCGCCGCGGCTACGAGGCGGTGATCACGCTCTCCAACGACGTGGCGCTGGAGGGCAGCCCGCTGGTCGAGGTCAAGACCGACGGACGGCGCAAGCACAAGGTGGCCCTGTGGCACCTCTCGTGGGCGGAGGTGGCGCACCAGGCCCAGATGCTCATCCGGCACGAGGGTGTGGGCAACGCCGCCCACGCGTGGCTCCTTCAGGAGCTGCTGCACTACCTCCAGCACGAGAACTCCGGCTGCCACGGCTTCCAGAACATGGGCCCCTCGTGGGTGCCCGTGCGCAACGGCATCGACGAGGAGACGCTCAGCCAGGGCGACCCGCGCGCCGTGGAGGTCGTGGAGAGCTGGGAACGGCTCATCCGCCAGGTCTGCCTGCGGATCGGCGGCGAGCTGGGGCAGAAGGCCCTGCCCGTCCAGCGCACCCCGCGCGGCACCACCGCCCTCTCCCGGCGCGCCGCGCACGCCGACCGGCTCTGCGAGGAGGGGCGGCTCGCCGCCGAACTGCGGGTGGACGGATCGCCCGGCACCATCACGATCGTCGCCGACCTGCGGACCGGGAAGCTGCGCACCTCGGTGGAGATCCCGGTGCCCGAGGGGGCCTATCCGCTGACGTCGGCCAAGCGCCTGATGCGGCAGCTCGCCGAGGCACCCGCCGATCTGCACGTCGAGACGCTGGTCGAGGGGCAGAACGGCCCGCGCGGCACCCTGGAACGCCTGCGTCCGGAGCCGGGCGACGTGCTTCCCCGCGACGGCAGCCGGATCACCGGGTTCCGGCTCTCGCTCTTCAAGAGCATGGGCGCCACGCGGGGCAACGCCGAGACCGGGTTCATCCGCAGCGTCGACAACGCGGTGGACCGCTTTCACTCGCACGTGATCGCCCACCTCGCGCAGGCCGAGCGCCGCACCCGCCGCACACCCGCCCCGGAGCCGGAAAGTACCCGGGTCCCGGCGCCCGCGGGGGCCTGA
- a CDS encoding thioesterase II family protein, with translation MACFGWAGAGAGQFRQWRSWLPDEVDLMAARLPGREDRLREHSYSAMEPLVHALADDFEARTDFVFFGHCMGAVVAYELAHALRRRGERLPAALFVSSAAPGRVAADPPGTDIRAELRGVGMVPEEVLDDPVLFEMLRPAVAADFGVVAGYRHVRREALPIPVVAFRAQDDDTDMAGWAAETAAGFEAAVLPGTNLFPIGTWQGLASAVAERGMAAVP, from the coding sequence GTGGCCTGTTTTGGATGGGCGGGTGCGGGCGCGGGTCAGTTCCGCCAGTGGCGGTCCTGGCTGCCCGACGAGGTCGACCTGATGGCGGCTCGTCTGCCCGGCCGGGAGGACCGGCTCCGCGAGCATTCCTACAGCGCCATGGAGCCCCTCGTGCACGCCCTCGCCGACGACTTCGAGGCGAGGACCGACTTTGTGTTCTTCGGACACTGCATGGGAGCCGTAGTCGCCTACGAGCTGGCCCACGCACTGCGCCGCCGCGGTGAGCGGCTGCCGGCCGCGCTGTTCGTCAGCTCGGCAGCCCCCGGGCGCGTCGCCGCCGACCCACCGGGCACGGACATCCGGGCGGAGCTGCGGGGCGTGGGCATGGTGCCGGAAGAGGTTCTTGACGATCCGGTGCTGTTCGAGATGCTGCGCCCGGCCGTGGCGGCGGACTTCGGCGTGGTCGCCGGCTACCGGCACGTACGGCGCGAGGCACTTCCCATACCCGTGGTTGCTTTCCGTGCGCAAGACGACGACACCGACATGGCGGGCTGGGCCGCCGAAACGGCCGCCGGGTTCGAGGCGGCCGTGCTGCCCGGCACGAACCTCTTTCCGATCGGCACATGGCAGGGCCTGGCGAGCGCGGTGGCCGAGCGCGGCATGGCCGCCGTGCCGTAA
- the tadA gene encoding tRNA adenosine(34) deaminase TadA encodes MTDAPHPDLPDPVRDPWRAVMRRALAEADRAAATGDVPVGAVVLGPDGAPLATGHNEREATGDPTAHAEVLALRRAAAALGEWRLSGCTLVVTLEPCTMCAGALVQARVDRVVYGARDEKAGAAGSLWDVVRDRRLNHRPEVVAGVLEAECAAPLTAFFRDR; translated from the coding sequence GTGACCGATGCACCCCACCCGGACCTGCCCGATCCCGTACGGGACCCGTGGCGGGCGGTGATGCGCCGCGCCCTGGCCGAGGCCGACCGTGCGGCGGCGACCGGTGACGTACCGGTCGGCGCCGTCGTCCTCGGCCCGGACGGCGCGCCGCTGGCCACCGGGCACAACGAGCGCGAGGCGACCGGCGACCCGACCGCGCACGCCGAGGTCCTGGCGCTGCGCCGGGCCGCCGCCGCGCTCGGTGAGTGGCGCCTGTCCGGCTGCACCCTGGTGGTCACCCTGGAGCCCTGCACGATGTGCGCGGGCGCCCTGGTGCAGGCCCGGGTGGACCGGGTGGTCTACGGCGCCCGGGACGAGAAGGCCGGTGCCGCCGGCTCGCTCTGGGACGTCGTACGCGACCGCCGCCTCAACCACCGCCCCGAGGTGGTCGCCGGGGTCCTGGAAGCCGAGTGCGCGGCCCCGCTGACGGCCTTCTTCCGGGACCGCTGA
- a CDS encoding LytR C-terminal domain-containing protein, protein MGGKYRITGDKYPRMRRPRRRSKVVLATLASVVALGLAGWGTLQLIDVFTGGDKTASAADRNERCPSPEASKPAKVLPQPAKITVNVYNATTRGGLAKAAADELKKRGFKIGEVGNAPAAYDKKVPGTGILLGAPAANDGTFPVLGAQLPGATTKTDARKNGAVDLIIGKKFTAFSKPQTAAAALSALTKPAPAPSSC, encoded by the coding sequence ATGGGCGGAAAGTACCGCATCACGGGTGACAAGTACCCCCGCATGCGACGCCCCCGCCGCCGCAGCAAAGTGGTCCTCGCGACCCTCGCCTCCGTGGTCGCCCTCGGGCTGGCCGGATGGGGCACCTTGCAGCTCATCGATGTCTTCACAGGCGGCGACAAGACGGCCAGTGCCGCCGACCGGAACGAGCGCTGCCCGTCCCCGGAGGCGTCGAAACCCGCCAAGGTGCTGCCGCAGCCCGCGAAGATCACGGTCAACGTCTACAACGCGACCACGCGCGGCGGTCTCGCCAAGGCGGCCGCCGACGAGCTGAAGAAGCGCGGGTTCAAGATCGGCGAGGTGGGGAACGCGCCCGCCGCGTACGACAAGAAGGTGCCGGGTACGGGCATCCTGCTCGGCGCCCCGGCCGCCAACGACGGCACGTTCCCGGTGCTGGGCGCCCAGCTGCCCGGGGCCACGACGAAGACCGACGCCCGCAAGAACGGGGCGGTCGATCTGATCATCGGCAAGAAGTTCACCGCGTTCAGCAAGCCGCAGACGGCCGCCGCCGCGCTGTCCGCGCTGACGAAGCCCGCCCCGGCGCCCTCCTCCTGCTGA
- a CDS encoding AMP-binding protein, with protein sequence MTEFESAVHRVERIAGTFPEHVALEAGGRRLTYRALWRLAGAIACSIRERHGRVLRVGLCASRSITAYAGYLAILRLGATVVPMNPVFPAARNVTIAVEGEVDVVLVDAEGEALTEVLHAAGKPVLVAPEDGAEDFQGATAEPDEFAYVLFTSGSTGKPKGVPVSHRSVASYLDHIGDRYELGPGCRLSQTFDLTFDPSVFDLFATWTSGATLVVPTARDLLTPTLYVAREEITHWYSVPSAVSFAQRVRALEPGAMPSLRYSVFIGEPFTHEQARAWAEAAPDSVIENVYGPTELTVSCTEYRLPRSPTQWRRTRNGTVPIGSVYPALEHVLLDEDGRPADEGELCVRGPQRFPGYLDATHNEGRFLTFDGVRAELYEGPGPLTEEHWYRTGDRIRRADSGLIHLGRLDRQVKLRGYRVELGEIEGALRTVPAVADAAVLVRDRRLYAFHTGEPIDGQALRRAIGHRLPAYMLPDETHWVEALPLSANGKVDYAALRVLEGSTLCVS encoded by the coding sequence ATGACTGAGTTCGAGAGCGCGGTGCACCGTGTCGAGCGGATCGCCGGGACTTTTCCGGAACACGTCGCGCTGGAGGCCGGGGGCAGGCGCCTGACGTACCGCGCCCTGTGGCGCCTCGCGGGTGCGATCGCCTGCTCGATCCGGGAGAGGCACGGCCGGGTGCTGCGTGTGGGGCTGTGCGCCTCACGCTCCATCACCGCATACGCGGGCTATCTGGCGATCCTGCGGCTCGGGGCGACCGTCGTGCCGATGAACCCCGTGTTCCCCGCCGCCCGAAACGTCACCATCGCGGTCGAGGGCGAGGTGGACGTGGTTTTGGTGGACGCGGAGGGCGAAGCGCTCACCGAGGTGCTGCACGCAGCGGGGAAGCCGGTGCTCGTCGCCCCGGAGGACGGTGCAGAGGACTTCCAGGGGGCCACCGCTGAGCCGGACGAGTTCGCGTACGTGCTGTTCACGTCCGGTTCGACCGGCAAACCAAAGGGGGTGCCGGTGAGCCACAGGAGCGTCGCTTCCTACCTCGATCACATCGGTGACCGGTACGAACTCGGGCCTGGCTGCCGGCTGTCGCAGACATTCGACCTCACCTTCGATCCTTCCGTGTTCGACCTGTTCGCCACCTGGACGTCCGGCGCGACCCTGGTCGTTCCGACCGCCCGTGATCTGCTGACGCCGACGCTCTATGTGGCGCGCGAGGAGATCACGCACTGGTACTCGGTGCCCTCGGCGGTGTCGTTCGCCCAGCGGGTTCGCGCGCTGGAGCCCGGTGCCATGCCGTCCTTGCGGTACAGCGTGTTCATCGGGGAGCCCTTCACCCACGAGCAGGCGAGGGCGTGGGCGGAGGCCGCGCCCGACAGCGTCATCGAGAACGTGTATGGGCCGACCGAACTGACCGTGAGCTGCACCGAGTACCGTCTGCCGCGGTCGCCGACGCAATGGCGTCGAACACGCAACGGGACGGTGCCGATCGGTTCGGTGTACCCGGCCCTGGAACATGTGCTGCTCGACGAGGACGGCCGGCCCGCCGATGAAGGCGAACTATGTGTCCGAGGACCACAGCGGTTCCCCGGATACCTGGACGCCACGCACAACGAGGGCCGCTTTCTCACCTTCGACGGCGTCCGGGCGGAGCTGTACGAAGGACCGGGCCCGCTCACCGAAGAGCACTGGTACCGCACCGGCGACCGGATACGGCGCGCCGACTCCGGCCTGATACATCTGGGCAGGCTGGACCGTCAGGTGAAGCTGCGCGGCTACCGCGTTGAACTCGGCGAGATCGAGGGAGCCCTGCGTACCGTGCCGGCCGTTGCCGATGCTGCGGTGCTGGTCCGGGACCGACGGCTGTACGCCTTCCACACAGGCGAACCGATCGACGGGCAGGCGCTCCGCAGAGCGATCGGGCACCGGCTGCCCGCCTACATGCTGCCCGACGAGACGCACTGGGTCGAGGCACTGCCGTTGAGCGCCAACGGCAAGGTCGACTACGCGGCGCTCCGAGTCCTGGAGGGATCAACCCTGTGCGTTTCCTGA
- a CDS encoding tRNA adenosine deaminase-associated protein: MYFAALLARTEDGWEASDTELDDVETLSDLTDLARDASVDEDTVLVFIEQEDAWFGVVRVDGEEDPRIYVSDASAAARSSYGEILLTDELLGREPGAEDTIAALEELVGLDGTEDGEPETTATNDNDEDDEGPSAGVVPAGPIGDSGVLSDLGLPEAELLMLRTDALAEIADALGAAEVLETVR; this comes from the coding sequence GTGTACTTCGCCGCACTGCTCGCGCGCACCGAAGACGGGTGGGAAGCGAGCGACACGGAGCTCGACGATGTGGAGACCCTGTCCGACCTGACGGATCTGGCCCGTGACGCCTCGGTTGACGAGGACACGGTGCTCGTATTCATCGAGCAGGAGGACGCCTGGTTCGGCGTCGTCCGGGTGGACGGTGAGGAGGACCCCCGGATCTACGTCTCGGACGCCTCCGCCGCCGCCCGCTCCTCGTACGGGGAGATCCTGCTCACCGACGAACTGCTCGGCCGCGAACCAGGCGCCGAGGACACGATCGCCGCCCTGGAGGAGCTCGTCGGCCTCGACGGCACCGAGGACGGCGAGCCCGAGACCACCGCCACCAACGACAATGACGAGGACGACGAGGGGCCCTCCGCGGGCGTCGTCCCGGCCGGCCCGATCGGCGACTCCGGGGTCCTGTCCGACCTCGGGCTCCCCGAGGCCGAGCTGCTGATGCTGCGGACGGACGCCCTGGCGGAGATCGCGGACGCGCTGGGGGCGGCCGAGGTGCTGGAAACCGTCCGCTAG
- the serS gene encoding serine--tRNA ligase translates to MHDARALIDMGAEAVRRLARRGYALDLPALEELQSRRNQNIRSADELRAESKRVASEVQQTARQGGDITKLKERARELKDEIRNIDADQEQVQEQLNDLLLSIPNLPADASPDGDSDADAVEVRRVGTPPVFSFEPKDHVDLGEATGILDFARATKLSGPRFAVTRGAGAALERALATLFLDLHTRRHGYVEHAVPYLVTRKTMTGTGQLPKFEEDLFKTGVADRELFLIPTAEVPLTNLYADEIIPPAELPLALTAQTPCFRSEAGSYGRDTRGLIRQHQFSKVEMVRIVDPAEADAELEQMVGHAEACLKELGLAYRVVMLAAGDTGFSAQLTYDIEVWIPSQNTYREISSVSNFGTFQARRAHIRTRDENGKPKLVATLNGSGLPIGRTLAALLEQCQQEDGSLVLPEALTPYLGFRRIAADGTPEA, encoded by the coding sequence ATGCATGATGCCCGCGCCCTGATCGACATGGGTGCCGAAGCGGTACGCCGGCTCGCTCGTCGCGGTTACGCGCTGGACCTGCCCGCGCTGGAGGAGCTCCAGTCCCGGCGGAACCAGAACATCCGCTCGGCGGACGAGCTGCGTGCGGAGTCCAAGCGGGTGGCGAGCGAGGTCCAGCAGACGGCGCGTCAGGGCGGTGACATCACCAAGCTGAAGGAGCGGGCCCGCGAGCTGAAGGACGAGATCCGGAACATCGACGCGGATCAGGAGCAGGTCCAGGAGCAGCTGAACGACCTCCTCCTCAGCATTCCGAACCTCCCGGCCGACGCGTCCCCGGACGGCGACAGCGACGCGGACGCGGTCGAGGTCAGGCGCGTGGGCACGCCGCCGGTCTTCTCCTTCGAGCCGAAGGACCACGTCGACCTCGGCGAGGCGACGGGCATCCTCGACTTCGCCCGGGCGACCAAGCTCTCGGGCCCCCGCTTCGCTGTCACGCGCGGCGCGGGCGCGGCCCTGGAACGCGCCCTGGCGACCCTCTTCCTCGACCTGCACACCCGCCGCCACGGCTACGTGGAGCACGCGGTCCCGTATCTGGTCACCCGTAAGACCATGACCGGCACCGGACAGCTCCCGAAGTTCGAGGAGGACCTGTTCAAGACCGGGGTGGCCGACCGCGAGCTGTTCCTCATCCCGACGGCCGAGGTCCCGCTGACCAACCTGTACGCGGACGAGATCATCCCGCCCGCCGAGCTTCCCCTCGCCCTGACCGCGCAGACCCCGTGCTTCCGGTCCGAGGCGGGTTCGTACGGCCGGGACACCCGGGGCCTGATCCGCCAGCACCAGTTCTCCAAGGTGGAGATGGTCCGCATCGTCGACCCGGCGGAGGCGGACGCGGAGCTGGAGCAGATGGTCGGCCATGCCGAGGCGTGCCTGAAGGAGCTCGGCCTCGCCTACCGCGTCGTCATGCTCGCCGCCGGTGACACGGGCTTCTCGGCGCAGCTCACGTACGACATCGAGGTCTGGATCCCGAGCCAGAACACGTACCGCGAGATCTCCTCGGTCTCCAACTTCGGTACGTTCCAGGCCCGTCGCGCCCATATCCGCACCCGCGACGAGAACGGCAAGCCCAAGCTCGTCGCCACTCTCAACGGCTCCGGCCTCCCCATCGGCCGCACCCTGGCCGCCCTCCTCGAGCAGTGCCAGCAGGAGGACGGCTCCCTCGTCCTCCCCGAGGCCCTGACCCCGTACCTCGGCTTCCGCCGGATCGCGGCGGACGGGACGCCGGAGGCGTAA
- the upp gene encoding uracil phosphoribosyltransferase: MRIHVVDHPLVAHKLTTLRDKRTDSPTFRRLADELVTLLAYEATRDVRTEQVDIETPVTPTTGVKLSYPRPLVVPILRAGLGMLDGMVRLLPTAEVGFLGMIRDEETLKASTYASRMPDDLSGRQVYVLDPMLATGGTLVAAIQELIRRGADDVTAVVLLAAPEGVEVMERELAGTPVTVVTASVDERLNENGYIVPGLGDAGDRMYGTVD; the protein is encoded by the coding sequence ATGCGGATCCACGTCGTCGACCACCCGCTGGTCGCGCACAAACTCACCACCCTGCGCGACAAGCGCACCGACTCCCCGACCTTCCGGCGCCTCGCCGACGAGCTGGTGACCCTGCTCGCGTACGAGGCCACCCGCGATGTGCGCACCGAACAGGTCGACATCGAGACCCCGGTGACACCCACCACCGGAGTGAAGCTGTCGTACCCCCGCCCCCTGGTCGTCCCGATCCTGCGGGCCGGTCTCGGCATGCTGGACGGCATGGTCCGGCTGCTGCCGACCGCCGAGGTGGGCTTCCTGGGCATGATCCGCGACGAGGAGACGCTGAAGGCGTCCACGTACGCGAGCCGGATGCCCGACGACCTCTCGGGCCGCCAGGTCTACGTCCTGGACCCGATGCTGGCCACGGGAGGCACGCTCGTCGCGGCCATCCAGGAGCTGATCAGGCGCGGCGCGGACGACGTCACCGCGGTCGTGCTCCTCGCCGCCCCGGAGGGCGTCGAGGTCATGGAGCGCGAGCTCGCCGGGACGCCGGTCACCGTGGTCACCGCCTCGGTCGACGAGCGGCTCAACGAGAACGGCTACATCGTGCCGGGCCTCGGTGACGCGGGCGACCGCATGTACGGCACCGTCGACTAG
- a CDS encoding HhH-GPD-type base excision DNA repair protein — MTKSDDGRDITLRIAQEPAADELLARSPLAALVGMLLDQQVPMEWAFAGPHALAQRMGKDDLDAHEIASYDPEAFTGLFTAKPALHRYPGSMAKRVQQLCQFLVAQYDGEAAAVWTDAATGAELRRRLNALPGFGTQKAQIFLALLGKQFGVRPPGWREAAGPYGEEGSRRSVADITGPESLAEVRAFKQEAKQAAKAAKAAAKGK; from the coding sequence ATGACCAAGAGCGACGATGGCCGAGACATCACCCTCCGGATCGCCCAGGAGCCGGCGGCGGACGAGCTTCTCGCACGCAGTCCGCTCGCCGCCCTGGTGGGCATGCTGCTCGACCAGCAGGTGCCGATGGAGTGGGCCTTCGCGGGCCCGCACGCCCTGGCGCAGCGCATGGGCAAGGACGATCTGGACGCCCATGAGATCGCCTCGTACGACCCGGAGGCGTTCACCGGACTGTTCACCGCCAAACCCGCGCTGCACCGCTATCCGGGCTCGATGGCGAAGCGGGTGCAGCAGCTGTGCCAGTTCCTGGTGGCGCAGTACGACGGTGAGGCGGCCGCCGTATGGACCGATGCCGCGACCGGGGCGGAGCTGCGCCGGCGGCTCAACGCCCTGCCCGGGTTCGGTACGCAGAAGGCGCAGATCTTCCTCGCGCTCCTCGGCAAGCAGTTCGGGGTCCGGCCGCCGGGCTGGCGCGAGGCGGCGGGGCCGTACGGGGAGGAGGGCTCGCGCCGGTCCGTCGCGGACATCACCGGGCCCGAGTCGCTGGCCGAGGTGCGCGCGTTCAAGCAGGAGGCCAAGCAGGCGGCGAAGGCCGCGAAAGCCGCGGCGAAGGGCAAGTGA
- a CDS encoding type II toxin-antitoxin system VapB family antitoxin codes for MIFKRIGNGKPYPDHGRESTRQWADVAPRPVRLDQLVTTKGQLDLETLLAEDSTFYGDLFAHVVKWQGDLYLEDGLHRAVRAALQQRQVLHARVLELG; via the coding sequence GTGATCTTCAAGCGCATCGGAAATGGGAAGCCTTATCCCGACCACGGCCGGGAAAGCACCCGGCAGTGGGCGGATGTCGCGCCGCGCCCGGTCCGCCTCGACCAGCTCGTGACCACCAAGGGACAGCTGGACCTCGAAACCCTGCTCGCCGAGGACTCCACCTTCTACGGCGACCTCTTCGCGCACGTCGTGAAGTGGCAGGGCGACCTCTACCTGGAGGACGGGCTGCACCGCGCGGTCCGTGCCGCGCTCCAGCAGCGCCAGGTGCTGCACGCCCGCGTGCTCGAACTCGGCTGA
- a CDS encoding phosphorothioated DNA-binding restriction endonuclease — MDWLERTATLRQWTRSGVRAPHKPLLVLYALARFQQDAAGELRYSSVEADLKRLLDEYGPGRATTPAYPFHHLVSDGVWEVRTDHGAGSPGTGVRELRATGATGRLVPELRDALRREPSLLGRMARVLLDLNFPPSLHEELCEAVGLELQPAEIAEAGAAARRGRDPRMRERVLTAYEYRCAFCGYDGRIGAVPVGLEAAHVRWWAFDGPDVVENGLCLCSLHHKLFDKGVLGLGADDRILVSQSFVGHSAAAGAHVIALAGRPLIGPQSSAAPVARDHRDWHAREVFHGEPRAAAV; from the coding sequence ATGGACTGGCTGGAACGTACCGCGACCCTGCGGCAGTGGACCCGGAGTGGGGTTCGGGCGCCGCACAAGCCGTTGTTGGTGTTGTACGCGCTTGCGCGGTTTCAGCAGGATGCCGCGGGGGAACTGCGGTACAGCTCCGTGGAGGCGGATCTGAAGCGGCTGCTGGACGAGTACGGGCCGGGGCGTGCGACGACGCCCGCGTATCCGTTCCACCATCTCGTGAGCGACGGGGTGTGGGAGGTGCGCACCGATCACGGGGCGGGGAGTCCCGGCACCGGCGTACGGGAGTTGCGGGCGACGGGGGCGACCGGGCGGCTGGTGCCGGAGTTGCGGGACGCGTTGCGGCGGGAGCCGTCGTTGCTCGGGCGGATGGCGCGGGTGCTGCTCGACCTCAACTTCCCGCCCTCCCTGCACGAGGAGCTGTGCGAGGCGGTCGGGCTGGAGCTCCAGCCGGCCGAGATCGCCGAGGCGGGAGCGGCCGCGCGGCGGGGGCGGGATCCGCGGATGCGGGAGAGGGTGCTGACGGCGTACGAGTACCGGTGCGCGTTCTGCGGGTACGACGGGCGCATCGGCGCCGTGCCCGTCGGGCTCGAGGCCGCCCATGTGCGGTGGTGGGCGTTCGACGGGCCGGACGTGGTCGAGAACGGGCTCTGCCTCTGCTCCCTGCACCACAAGCTGTTCGACAAGGGGGTCCTCGGCCTCGGTGCCGACGACCGCATCCTCGTCTCGCAGAGCTTCGTCGGCCACAGCGCGGCGGCCGGCGCGCACGTCATAGCGCTCGCCGGCCGCCCGCTCATCGGGCCGCAGTCCTCCGCCGCCCCGGTCGCCCGGGACCACCGCGACTGGCACGCGCGCGAGGTGTTCCACGGCGAGCCGCGCGCGGCGGCGGTCTGA